A stretch of DNA from Methylomicrobium lacus LW14:
AATTGCATCCTGATCCGCTTCGGCGCGCCTTGCGTTTTGGCGAATCGATTCGGCAACCCGTTTCTTGCCCGTTCCGAATTCGCCGGCGAGCAAAACCGGGCCATTCCGCTCTGAAATCTTGGCGATTTGCCGAAATAGTTAGCATGGCTGCTGATCAACCTGCGCTCGTGCTCTTAAACCTCGGCGTTGACCTTAGGACATAATGTTGAGGCACTTAATTCCACAATCGACGCGTTGCGGCAATAAATCCCCACGACTTTCTTGCTATCCGATTAATCTGGCTGCCCGTTCGATGATGAGGCGTGCATCGATCTCGCGGATCGAAAAGTCGTTTTTGTTCAATTTGAAAGGATTCACCACGGATGCGGACTTGACGACTTGATTGATGTCGGTCTGATACACACGGCTGACCGGCGTCGGTCCGAAGATCGTGATCGACGGCCTGTTCAGCGCCCAGGCCATGTGCGTCGGCCCGGTGTCGTTGCCGATCAATAAATCGGCGCGAGCTATCAACGCTTTCAGGCTGTTCAAATCCAGCTTCGGCAAGGCTTTGACATAGCCGCTTTGCGCCGCCATCCATTCGGCGCGCGCTTTTTCCTCATCGCTAGCCCAAACGGCCAGGCAGTTTTGTTTTAGCGCCTCGGCAATTTTGACATAGCTTTCGGCCGGGTAATTCCGGCTGTCCCAGGTCGAACCGGTCACCAGCACGATGTTCTTTCGGTCTTGCCGCAGATAGTCGTCGAGGCAGGGCGATGGGGCCCGATAAAACAGAAACGGGGTTTTATGCAGGATTTGCTCGCGGCTGATGTCAAATCCCAAGGGCCGCGACAGCACCGCCGCATTGCGGTCTATCGTATTCGCATCATAGGCGCAGTGGACTTTCTGATGATAAACC
This window harbors:
- the waaC gene encoding lipopolysaccharide heptosyltransferase I, whose protein sequence is MRIAIVKLSALGDIVHAMVALQFIKAQFPESRIDWIVEERFAGVLAHNPDLNQILTVNLKALKTDKSRFFAELRKIRAFAECHYDWVIDAQGLIKSAVVARLIGQKVAGFDADSIREKAASWVYHQKVHCAYDANTIDRNAAVLSRPLGFDISREQILHKTPFLFYRAPSPCLDDYLRQDRKNIVLVTGSTWDSRNYPAESYVKIAEALKQNCLAVWASDEEKARAEWMAAQSGYVKALPKLDLNSLKALIARADLLIGNDTGPTHMAWALNRPSITIFGPTPVSRVYQTDINQVVKSASVVNPFKLNKNDFSIREIDARLIIERAARLIG